The following DNA comes from Streptococcus canis.
CTAGTTTCAATGATGACCATGTGATTAAGATTCAAGATGGGCGTCATGCTGTTGTTGAAAAAGTTATGGGAGTGCAAGAATACATTCCAAATAGTATTTCCTTTGATCAAAAAACAAGTATCCAATTGATTACGGGACCAAATATGAGTGGTAAGTCTACTTATATGCGGCAGCTTGCCTTAACGGTTATCATGGCACAGATGGGCTCGTTTGTGGCTGCTGACCATGTCGATTTACCTTTATTTGATGCTATTTTCACACGTATTGGAGCTGCTGATGACTTGATTTCTGGACAATCAACCTTTATGGTGGAGATGATGGAAGCAAACCAAGCGATCAAACGTGCCAGTGCCAATTCGCTCATTTTATTTGATGAATTAGGACGAGGAACGGCAACCTATGATGGTATGGCTCTAGCTCAGGCCATTATCGAATATATCCACGATAGGGTTGGTGCTAAAACCATGTTTGCAACGCACTATCATGAGTTGACAGAGTTGTCAAGCAAATTGACACAGTTGGTCAACGTTCATGTAGCAACGCTTGAAAAAGATGGAGATGTAACCTTCCTTCACAAGATTGCGGAAGGGCCGGCAGACAAATCATACGGTATTCATGTGGCTAAAATAGCAGGACTTCCTGAAGCTCTATTAAGTAGAGCCGATGACGTTCTTACCCGCTTAGAAGCACAGTCACAGTCTGCTGAAATAATATCAGTCCCTTCAAAAGCTGAGCAAGCAAGTCCTGTTAAAGACGAGCAATTATCACTTTTTGCTGCTGATGATAAAGCTCAGAAAGTTATTCAAGCCTTAGAAGCCATTGATGTTCTGAATGTCACTCCTTTAGAGGCCATGACTGCCCTTTATGAATTGAAAAAGTTATTATAGTTTTTCAGTTGAAAATGACAAAGATGCTTTCGATATTGAAGGTATCTTTTTGTTTTGTCAAAAACGGTCCGAGGATTTCGGTCATTTATTAAGTCTGTTATAACAGTCCATAAGAATGCGAGGACATTGTGACAAACCTTGTTGGACTTAGTTTGGCAGTTTTTACAAGGTGTTGACAGTCCTTAAGTATTGATATGACTGTTTTTTTGAAAAAATATAGGTTTTAATTTTCCTTAGACTTCCCTCAAAAGTCCATAAAAAGGTGAACAAAAAAAGACCTTTACAGGTCCTTTACACAATGAGTTCAGCAGGCAAGAACTAGCACCATATTAGGTGCTTTTTTATTAGGTTTGGAGAGATTGAGTTAAAGGGGACTATTTCCACCAGTTAAACCAATTAACAGGGTTAATATATTTTGTGAAGGTAGACCAAGCTCTACTGAAACGTGTTTTCCAGTCTGTAGACGAAGTTCCTGTCTCCTGATTAGAATTTGGAATCTCTGCTTGTTTAGAGTTGTTTCTTTCATTCTGATTATCAGCAGTAGATTGTTGCTCCGTTCCCTTTTGATTTCGAGAATCAGCGCTACCCTTACTTAATAGACCCCTTGATTCTGAAACGGTAGTTTCAATTAGTGCATCCTGAGCTTCCGGTTCTCTTTCTTCTTCAATTTGTTTTTGAATTTCAGCTTTTTTCTTTTTTTCTTCAATAGTCTGTGAGTCTCTAAAAAAAGTACTACCAGCTAAAAAACCATCGTCTGATTTGAACCTTACTGCTAATGTACTAGGGAAAGTGGGGGGGGCTACAGTAATTTTTACTAGTAGTGGCGATGTACCTTGATTATCATTATACACAGCACTTAATTGCTGCGTATCTTTTTCTTCATTTTTATATGTTATTATTTTAGGGCTTGTATTTTTAGCTTTAGGAATACGATACTCGCCATTTGTTTTATTGTTGGAATCAATTTCGTTAGCTTTCAAATATTCTTCTTGTTTTTTATCGTTTATGGATAGTGGGTTGTAATTTATATTATCTTTTTCTAGCCAGAAAGCCCAACCTGTCGGTAATGCGATTGTTATTTTGTTTTCTTGACTATCCATACTGACAAGCACTTCATTTCCATTATCATCGATAACTTTTTGTTGACGTGGATCTCGCTCCCATTTTAGAGTCTCTTCTGTCTCTACTTGACTCACTTGGCTTGTTTCCGATTCTGATGAACTATTCATTTCTTCCGCCTTCACATTCGTGGCTACACCTACAGTGAGCAATGCAGTAGCTAAAACTAATTTTTTTTTCACTATATTCTCCTTTAAGTAATTCATAATATTTTTAGTTTCCTACACAACATAAAACAAGAATCACTTTATACATGACCTTGTTTATGCTGTTTTATGACATTTAGTGATTAATCAATCTGATTCTTACGATTTTTTTTACTGAGAAGTCCTGCCGCTCCAATAACAGTTAACGCTGCTATGCTAAAGAATGCTTCTGACTTATCTTTATCTCCAGTTTGAGGTAAGTTATTATCTACTCTAGCAATAGGAGTTTGAGAGATAGCTTTATTAATTGCAGGGCTAGGTTCTTCATTATCAAAGTGGAATTGAAGTTTAGGACGTGTGTCTTCTTCAATAACAGTAGCTTCATTAAAGCCAGACATACCAGATTGAGTTTCTTCTACCATATCAACAATATTGGCTTGTCCACCCATAATAACTTCAGGTTGTTTCGTATCCTCAATAATAGTATCATCATTAGAGTGACCAGACTGATTAGAAAGCGTATCTTCTGTTATTTCAATCGGCTCACTTTGCCCACCGATTGAAATTGTATCAGATTCTGGTTTGGTATCTTCGGTAAGTGTGGTTTGAGTGTTATCGTCATATTGTCCATGTTCAATCGGTAACTGATGTATGGTTTCTTCCTCAAAGTTCAAGTTAGGACCGTGATCAGTAATAGGAGGTAATTCTGGTAGCTGAGGTGCTAGGGGCTCAATCACTTCTCCCTCAATCTCTGGTACAGGAACCATTTCTTTGGTGTATGTTAACTTGACATCATCAAGTTTCTGACCATTTGCTGATTTACTATTAATTTTGTAAGAAATAGTATTTGAAATGATTTTTTCTGTTACCAATTCAAATTTAGGCTGTTCTGCTGGTACTGTAAGTTTCTTGTTTTTATTTTTCTTCTCAAGAGCGGTTTTAAACTGGTCATTTTTAACCTTAAGTCGGTATGTTAACGTTAAGGTTTGCCCTTTTTCAAACGCATCTTTCAATTGCTTTTTAGAGATTTTCCATTCGAGGCTTTCTTTAGTAGTACCGAATAACCAAGAAGAAGAAGTATGCTTAACTGATTGCTTATCTCCGTTGCTATCTTTATAAGGTGAAGAGTTTTTCCACTGGTCTACAACGGTGACTTTGTCTTCAAATTTTTCGGTGATGGTCACTTCCTCCAGGACATCTTTAAATTTATCTTTGTCATCAATATTTTTTAGGAAATCTTTTCCATCTGACATATCTTTTAAATATTTGTCAAATTTTTCATTGCGTTCCTTAACTTGTTTTTTTGCCCTTTCTTCTTTTTCCGTTAAATATTTGGAATATGTTGGATAATTGGAGTTAAAATCAGCTGCTTTTGGAAATTTGGTAGGATCAGTAACATCAAATGAATAGAAAACAATACCTTCATCTCTTGCCATTTTGGCTTCAGCTTGTGCTGAAAGATTGTGGTTATAAAATTGATATTGACGACGATAAAATAAGTTATCTAATGCTTTATCAATCATCCAATCTTGTATTGTTTTCCTTGCAGTGTTCAATCCCAAATAGTCCAACCATTTATTTGCATTTTTCGGTTGTAACTTCTCAAGATTTTCCTTTATTTTAGCAGCTATAATAGTCTTCATTCCGACAGAATCAACCGTTCTGTCAGAATAACTTCGGAAATTATATCCCTCACCAACTTTATTAGAATAGTCAAAGTCAGTTTGCTTTAAGTTACTAGTATCTAAATCTGCCATGGTAATATAATCTAAAGGGTTCTTGATTCCAATTAGACTGCTACCCAAATTTAATAAAGTATTACCATTTGAAGCGAAACCTTTTAGTGCATCATTAAATTGAGTTATACCTATCTTATCTAAAAGGTTTATAAGCTGTTGCGCATCTTCCACAACATTATGTTTTTGGGTTGTTGTATCAAGATAAAAGGGCCAAGGTAGGAGCGGATTGCTATTAGCCACAGGCTCCGTTACTTCCTTCTTAGATACTTTTGTCTTATCTAAAACGTCATAGCTAAAAGTGGCTTCTCCTTGTGAGAAGAGAACAATATGTTGACGTTTACCAGATTTCTTTTCATTGTTGAAAATTTCTCTAGCTTTATGAATCGCTCCTTGTAAATCTACTCCCCAATCCCAATCATTTTTTGCGTCTTGTAAGATTTTATCTAGTTCTGTATCCACATTCTCAGTAGTTAATGAAATCGGATCATTTACTTTACGGTAAAAACTAATCAAGCGAACAGAGTTACGACTATTATAGTTTGGAGTATTATCGGTGCTCCTAGAAGTCAATGTAGTCACTAATTTTTTGATATTTTCTTTGGCAGTATTGAAGTCTTCATCAGTCATCTTTTTAGAAGTATCTAGAAGCACAATAACTTCTGCGCCTTTATCAATTTCTTTCGGTGTGACAGTTAGAGTGACTTCTAATTCGTTTTTGCTTTCATCAACTTTAACTTCCCTAGAAATGTCTACAATTTCACGTTGTTCCCCATCGCGGTTCTTAATAAGCTTTTTAGAGTCATCCTTCTCATCTTTGATGTCGATTTCAGTTTTTAAATTGTTAACGATAATAGTTTCCACTTCCATAAGCTGTGGTTCTGCAGATGCCGAAGCTGTCGAACGCTTACTCCGTGATTTCGGCTGTGGAGCTGAACTTTCTTCATGGCTTTCAGTTGTTGTTTCGGAGGTTTGCTTTTCCTCAGCTCCTTCACTTTCAACCTTAGCAATGGTATCAATGGAAGTAATTTGGTCATCTGTTGTAGTTGGTACTTCTTCTGTACTAGATGACTCTACCGCTACAGGCAAAGCAGTAAATTCAGTAGTAGTTGGTTGAGGAGTCTCATTTGCCATAACAGTTGTGGTGGTGAACATTGTTCCAACGGAAACAAGACCGACAGATAATTTCCGTAGTTTATACTTACAATTAGATATTTTCATGTTTTTTCCTTAGTTTATTATTTTTTAAGCTTAATTATTTTACTATGAAAAACTAATCTTAAGCGAGGCTATTTATTTTAAAAAAATTCTTTTCCTGAACTTCTACATGGTATCTGTTGAAACAGAATATTATTCTATGTTCCAGAAAATGAAGAAAACAGGCTAAAATGCATTTATACGGGTATTCTTATTTTTTATTAAAAAATGAATCTTTACGAGATTTTTATTTTTAACGCTAAAAAAAATAAACCAAAACCAAAAATAAAAATAAATTTAAATTTGTGAGCTGTATTTAGGTGTGCATTTTTCTAGTTTAGACTGCATTTGTCAGTACACTCTCTCTGTAAAGTTCCACAAATTCAAGTAAAGCTCTTTTCTTGGTCTCATAGTACCAGCTTTCAGAGTGATTCAGTTTCTTCATAAGTTCCTGATTGGATACGTTCTTACTAACCAAGTAACACTCAATCAGTATTTTTCTGTATTCTACTTTAG
Coding sequences within:
- a CDS encoding serum opacification factor; translation: MKISNCKYKLRKLSVGLVSVGTMFTTTTVMANETPQPTTTEFTALPVAVESSSTEEVPTTTDDQITSIDTIAKVESEGAEEKQTSETTTESHEESSAPQPKSRSKRSTASASAEPQLMEVETIIVNNLKTEIDIKDEKDDSKKLIKNRDGEQREIVDISREVKVDESKNELEVTLTVTPKEIDKGAEVIVLLDTSKKMTDEDFNTAKENIKKLVTTLTSRSTDNTPNYNSRNSVRLISFYRKVNDPISLTTENVDTELDKILQDAKNDWDWGVDLQGAIHKAREIFNNEKKSGKRQHIVLFSQGEATFSYDVLDKTKVSKKEVTEPVANSNPLLPWPFYLDTTTQKHNVVEDAQQLINLLDKIGITQFNDALKGFASNGNTLLNLGSSLIGIKNPLDYITMADLDTSNLKQTDFDYSNKVGEGYNFRSYSDRTVDSVGMKTIIAAKIKENLEKLQPKNANKWLDYLGLNTARKTIQDWMIDKALDNLFYRRQYQFYNHNLSAQAEAKMARDEGIVFYSFDVTDPTKFPKAADFNSNYPTYSKYLTEKEERAKKQVKERNEKFDKYLKDMSDGKDFLKNIDDKDKFKDVLEEVTITEKFEDKVTVVDQWKNSSPYKDSNGDKQSVKHTSSSWLFGTTKESLEWKISKKQLKDAFEKGQTLTLTYRLKVKNDQFKTALEKKNKNKKLTVPAEQPKFELVTEKIISNTISYKINSKSANGQKLDDVKLTYTKEMVPVPEIEGEVIEPLAPQLPELPPITDHGPNLNFEEETIHQLPIEHGQYDDNTQTTLTEDTKPESDTISIGGQSEPIEITEDTLSNQSGHSNDDTIIEDTKQPEVIMGGQANIVDMVEETQSGMSGFNEATVIEEDTRPKLQFHFDNEEPSPAINKAISQTPIARVDNNLPQTGDKDKSEAFFSIAALTVIGAAGLLSKKNRKNQID